Below is a window of Candidatus Flexicrinis affinis DNA.
TGACGACTATTCCCGCGATGACCAGACGACATCGGGCACGCCGGCGAGCATATTCTCGAGGCGGGCCAGCGTAAACAGCCAATCCGACAGGCGGTTGAGGTAAACCGCGGCGGCGGCGTTGACGGGTTCGTTGTCCGACAACGCGACAGTCAGGCGTTCGGCGCGACGGCACACCGTCCGCGCGACGTGCAGTTGGGCGGCGGCGGCGGTGCCTCCGGGCAGGATGAACTGCGTCAGCTCGGGCAGGCGCTCGGTCATCGCGTCGATGTCGCGCTCCAACGCCGTCACGACCTCGTCCGTGATGCGCACGACCCACGCCGGTTGGGCGTCGAGCGGCGTCGCGAGGTCGGCGCCGAGGTGGAACAGCGTATTCTGCGCGGCGACCAACGCTTGCCCAACCTCGGCCTGCGGGCTGCACGTGCGCGCCACGCCGATCACCGAATTCAACTCGTCCACCGTCCCGTACGCCTCCACGCGCAAATGCGCCTTGCTCACGCGTCCTCCTGCGAATAGGCTGGTATAGCCATCGTCGCCGGTCTTTGTGTAGATCTTCATT
It encodes the following:
- a CDS encoding cob(I)yrinic acid a,c-diamide adenosyltransferase; this encodes MKIYTKTGDDGYTSLFAGGRVSKAHLRVEAYGTVDELNSVIGVARTCSPQAEVGQALVAAQNTLFHLGADLATPLDAQPAWVVRITDEVVTALERDIDAMTERLPELTQFILPGGTAAAAQLHVARTVCRRAERLTVALSDNEPVNAAAAVYLNRLSDWLFTLARLENMLAGVPDVVWSSRE